AGGTGCGCGAGCGCACGGCAAGCGAGGTGCCGATCGCCCGCTCCGGGCCGCTGCCGGTGAGCAGCTTCTCCGCGATTCGCAGCAGTTCCTCGGGGGTCAGGCGGTGCACCTTCTGGCGGTCCACCCCGGCCTCGCGGCAGGCCCGCAGCCACGCCTTCGTGGCGCCGTCCACCCCCAGCACCCGCGCAAGCATCGTCACCGCATCGTCTTCGTTGGGGGGCGCAAGCCCGTATCGCTGGATCGTCCCGTCCATTCCGTGTCCCCTGATGTACGGTCGGCTGAATTGAGGATCACGAACCTGCCAGCGCGCGCGCGGCGCGTCAACCGGCGGTTCCGTGCCGGGCGCGCGTCTGGTATCTTCGGCGGGGGATTGGAAGCGTTCTACGCGGACGGAGGAGGGCGGGGTGGCCACACGCACGATGACGGTTCCCAACGTGGTGGTGGTGGGCGGCGGCTTCGGCGGGCTGTGGGCGGCGCGCGCGCTGCGCCGGGCGCCGGTGGTCGTCACCCTCGTCGACCGCCGCAACCACCACCTCTTCCAGCCGCTGCTGTACCAGGTGGCCACCGCCGCGCTCTCTCCCGCCGACATCGCCGCGCCCATCCGCAGCGTGCTGCGCCGGCAGAAGAACGTGGAGGTGTTCATGGGCGAGGTGGTGGACGTGGACCGTGCCGCCCGCCAGCTCCTCCTGGCCGACGGCCAGCGCATCGCCTACGACTACCTGATCGTGGCCACCGGCGCCACGCACGCCTACTTCGGCCATCCCGAGTGGGAGCCCATCGCCCCCGGCCTGAAGACGGTGGAGGACGCGACGGAGATCCGGCGCCGCTTCCTGCTGGCCTTCGAGGCCGCCGAGCAGGAGCGCGACGAGGTGGCGCGCCGCGCGCTCCTCACCTTCGTGGTGGTCGGCGCCGGGCCCACGGGGGTGGAGATGTCGGGGGCGATGACGGAGATCGCCCGCAAGTCGCTCACGCGCGACTTCCGCCACATCGACCCTTCCAGCGCGCGCATCATCCTCATCGAGGGCGGCCCGCGCGTCCTGGCGGCCTACGACGAGAAGCTCTCCGCATACGCGCAGCGTGCGCTGGAGCGCATCGGCGTGCAGGTGCGGCTGAACTCCATCGTCACCAAGGTGGAGGAGGGGGGCGTGTGGGTGGGCGACGAGTTCATCGCCGCCCGCAACGTGGTCTGGGCCGCGGGGGTCACGGCCAGCCCGCTGGGGAAGCGGATGGACGCGGAGACGGACCGCGTCGGCCGCGTGAAGGTCCAGCCCGACCTCTCCATCCCCGGCGACCCGCGGGTGTTCGTGATCGGCGACCTGGCGTGGCTGAACGGGGATGACGGGAAGCCGCTTCCCGGCGTGGCCCAGGTGGCGATGCAGCAGGGGCGCCAGGCGGCGAAGAACATCGCCCGCGACCTGCGCGGCGAGCCGCGGCTTCCCTTCCACTACCGCGACAAGGGGAGCATGGCGACGATCGGCCGGCGCGCGGCGGTGCTGCAGATGCCCAGGCCGCACGTGCTGGCGAAGGGGTGGTTCGCGTGGATGGCGTGGCTGTTCATCCACGTGATGTCGCTGATCGGCTTCCGCAACCGCATCTCCGTCTTCATCGAGTGGGCGTGGAACTACCTCACCTGGCAGCGCGGCGCGCGGCTGATCACCGGCGAGGTGTCGCCCGACCTGAAGCCCGAGGGCTACCACGCGCACGAGCTGAGCCCCTCGCCCGACACGCAGGCCGCGCACGACGCCGGCAACCGCGCGGCCGAGGACGAGCGCGGGTGGATGGGCGGCGACGTGCACCAGGCCGCTCCCGCGCCGAAGGGTTGATGCCGCCGCGCGGGTGCGTGCGCCGGCTGGAGCGCTGGCTGGCGGCC
This DNA window, taken from Longimicrobium sp., encodes the following:
- a CDS encoding NAD(P)/FAD-dependent oxidoreductase yields the protein MTVPNVVVVGGGFGGLWAARALRRAPVVVTLVDRRNHHLFQPLLYQVATAALSPADIAAPIRSVLRRQKNVEVFMGEVVDVDRAARQLLLADGQRIAYDYLIVATGATHAYFGHPEWEPIAPGLKTVEDATEIRRRFLLAFEAAEQERDEVARRALLTFVVVGAGPTGVEMSGAMTEIARKSLTRDFRHIDPSSARIILIEGGPRVLAAYDEKLSAYAQRALERIGVQVRLNSIVTKVEEGGVWVGDEFIAARNVVWAAGVTASPLGKRMDAETDRVGRVKVQPDLSIPGDPRVFVIGDLAWLNGDDGKPLPGVAQVAMQQGRQAAKNIARDLRGEPRLPFHYRDKGSMATIGRRAAVLQMPRPHVLAKGWFAWMAWLFIHVMSLIGFRNRISVFIEWAWNYLTWQRGARLITGEVSPDLKPEGYHAHELSPSPDTQAAHDAGNRAAEDERGWMGGDVHQAAPAPKG